The following are encoded together in the Rhipicephalus sanguineus isolate Rsan-2018 unplaced genomic scaffold, BIME_Rsan_1.4 Seq91, whole genome shotgun sequence genome:
- the LOC119378646 gene encoding protein PTHB1-like produces MSLFKARDWWTATCGTDETFDASCLCIGNASNDPSQSDQIIVGSHSGVLRVYQPTCAQTEDGTFEGFRPEHMLLEFQMAQAILHVLLGQFVSASDKLFIAILHPQRISVHNLAGDAGEAEPGTQYKLSLMYEHTLSAPSYCCVAGHFGGVKGQDFLCVQGVDGSLTFFEQENFAFTRYLPEFLLPGPLAYVAKTDSLVTVNTAFHLENF; encoded by the exons ATGTCACTATTTAAAGCGCGTGATTGGTGGACTGCTACCTGTGGGACCGACGAGACATTCGACGCTAGCTGCCTCTGCATTGGTAATGCCAGCAACGACCCATCTCAATCAG ATCAAATCATCGTGGGAAGTCATTCGGGCGTGTTGCGGGTGTACCAGCCCACATGTGCGCAAACGGAGGATGGCACATTCGAAGGCTTCCGGCCAGAGCACATGCTTCTCGAGTTTCAAATGGCCCAAGCGATACTTCACGTTTTACTTGGACAGTTTGTTTC aGCATCCGACAAACTCTTCATCGCTATTTTGCATCCACAAAGGATATCTGTCCACAACCTCGCAG GTGACGCCGGTGAAGCGGAGCCCGGGACGCAGTACAAGCTGAGCCTTATGTACGAGCACACACTGAGTGCGCCTTCTTACTGTTGTGTGGCTGGACACTTCGGTGGCGTCAAAG GACAAGACTTTCTCTGTGTTCAAGGTGTGGACGGCTCATTGACGTTTTTCGAACAAGAGAACTTTGCGTTCACGCGATACCTGCCAGAGTTTTTGCTGCCCGGTCCTCTTGCATACGTTGCGAAAACGGACTCCCTCGTTACCGTAAACACGGCTTTCCATTTGGAAAATTTTAG